In Electrophorus electricus isolate fEleEle1 chromosome 6, fEleEle1.pri, whole genome shotgun sequence, a single genomic region encodes these proteins:
- the LOC113583114 gene encoding clustered mitochondria protein homolog isoform X3, whose amino-acid sequence MGSVLQCCYRVSHFIWHKDVPDQTEEGSPLLSWENSNTESLSPSRTSTDMLDSPALDQGHLLYPDIVLSSNLRAAQYREGVTQQQELMLEARGQNQWRREGKGENHEELAGEEDIEGMPSTNIIQQEFQYLDRNQLCTTENEWPLLSSFHSWPTEQSNIDSSTSQTLIYTQGLGTGIWKSSLCQGAQLLAQGYGRNGLIISEPQPTGTSSTSSQGKVVKDATKTTFDATQAGEIGIHNEQRERGATQSAKGIEQIELNLAHRDPSLAQKVQGMEQRAKCMLQEVHSVVRHEKRVACSGKNAAQIDENTVVKMDLEDSKQMEHCSIQIEYREAQHKVNISQLDEDEMKSETIIMARDRESRELDLELTDQDTLSAEDAVLNLSKTDQLGLKWETTQTGEDITQMAKAMNQTGRTLAEMEEPGLAIHQDVIELSFVLEGKNGPNSDMLQLEQAQAKENVGQTEGNAVQIQQEINASLRQQGAKKTALAMDQGSEQFTLFVVDKLFLDTPNMTGLGNLDRALSDQEMLELDSYGDKAQQEDPAALEPDASDDMGFTIKIQAPGIEPTDFQVSPLAMVQEIKQVLMDHEETCHRTCFSLQLEGNTLDNFSYLKAITSLQEGSLLKIVEEPYTVRELRIHLRHIRDLLKSMDPTDAYNGMEGSSLTFLRFFSEEHIEESSRVSKRGDELKLFNCSPPEYILPGAKECLLRPLQPQTKNLKPTECLKVLTTSNWNPPPGNRKMHGDLMYLNIVTMEDRHFSITASTRGFYLNQSTTYRFNPKPANPSLLSHSLMELLSQISPIFKKNLSALLKKRTSTHPFERIATPFQVFSWTAPALDHAMDCVRAEDASPSCLAYEEHVPGQIRDWNEELQSTRELSRKSLKDRLLRDRAIFKANSDFVSIATKGAMAVVDGDVMPINPGEEPCNQMYIWNSILFSLGFDTREHYQALGGEAAAHAASAVDLCGVRAYSTVDADGLYVLGTVVVDYRGYRVTAQSIVPGILECGQEQAMTYGSTDFGKTVISDETYLKLLEKPSKHLRVQRHHVLNEDNMAVELCSSVQCKGIVGNDGRHYILDLLFTFPPDLNFLPVEGEELNPECQLLGFPQQHPHRLAYLRQEMTEAFVKHRNADIFFNPNIFSPGVRFPVESSKDIQEQKQLLKDAAAFLISNQIPALIQSCLDHTSMPMDGGTLTEALHQHGINVRYLGTVLEYIEKSPQKLRLDHIYRTALCELITRCTKHLFRTYLLAVEPSALSASVSHFLNCFLSSSPDGLGPQQVDGLAAKRRSRRRRSRGSVGGAMTTWAVMTSSDLWRTIQAETMEYYHYCLPCGNVEQAVGRCGLQRLTLLREHSIKTGIQMLIREYHFDAKHKPVFTEEDILNIFPVLKHISPKASDGLCLLHCGQAKVQQGSLKEGCELISQALGLFTNVYGALHHDVCTCLRLLGRIHYILGEYAEALSHQQRAVLISERVLGIEHPNTIREYKHLGLYCFAGGRAATAVRLLYRARYLILLSKIGLMLYSMLECDLALSFLGNALAMTSKYHGPTSLKLAHSHHLMAKVFESKGEFRSALRHEKERYMIYRNQVGESHEKTCESSEYLKHLTNQAVILQRTMNMICKNNSEASIASLKLIAPRRLWIMEQLNLVTGIVLIPLSNKDLEILRAESH is encoded by the exons ATGGGAAGTGTACTTCAGTGCTGTTACAGAGTGTCACATTTTATCTGGCACAAAGATGTTCCTGACCAGACTGAGGAAGGATCACCTCTTTTGTCATGGGAGAACAGTAACACCGAAAGCCTCTCTCCATCAAGAACTTCCACTGACATGCTGGATTCTCCTGCCCTGGACCAGGGCCACCTTCTTTACCCTGACATAGTCCTGAGCAGTAATCTTCGAGCTGCCCAGTACAGAGAAGGTGTAACCCAGCAACAGGAGCTCATGTTAGAGGCGAGAGGACAAAATCaatggagaagagaggggaagggTGAAAACCATGAAGAGCTTGCAGGAGAAGAGGACATAGAGGGAATGCCAAGCACAAATATCATTCAACAGGAGTTCCAGTATTTAGATAGAAATCAGTTATGCACCACTGAGAATGAATGGCCCTTACTGTCTTCCTTCCACTCATGGCCTACAGAGCAATCAAATATTGATAGTTCTACCTCTCAGACCCTGATATACACCCAAGGCCTGGGAACTGGCATTTGGAAGTCTTCCCTCTGTCAGGGTGCGCAGTTACTAGCACAGGGTTATGGGAGGAATGGACTTATTATTTCAGAGCCACAACCCACTGGTACCTCCAGCACGTCTTCACAGGGCAAAGTTGTGAAGGATGCTACAAAGACTACTTTTGATGCCACTCAGGCAGGAGAGATTGGGATTCATAATGAGCAGAGAGAACGAGGTGCCACCCAGTCAGCCAAGGGCATAGAACAGATAGAGCTAAACCTGGCACACAGGGACCCAAGTCTAGCACAAAAGGTACAAGGAATGGAACAAAGAGCAAAATGCATGCTGCAAGAAGTGCACAGTGTTGTTAGGCATGAAAAAAGGGTTGCATGTTCAGGCAAAAATGCAGCTCAGATAGATGAAAATACAGTAGTGAAAATGGACCTTGAGGACAGCAAACAGATGGAACATTGCTCAATTCAGATAGAATATAGAGAAGCACAACATAAAGTGAACATATCACAGCtagatgaagatgaaatgaaGAGTGAAACAATTATTATGGCTCGAGATAGGGAAAGTAGAGAACTAGATTTAGAACTTACAGACCAGGATACATTATCTGCAGAAGATGCCGTGCTAAATTTATCAAAGACAGACCAGCTTGGTTTAAAGTGGGAAACCACTCAGACAGGGGAAGACATTACACAGATGGCAAAAGCCATGAACCAGACGGGCAGGACATTAGCAGAGATGGAAGAGCCAGGGTTAGCAATACATCAAGACGTGATAGAACTAAGTTTTGTTCTAGAGGGAAAGAATGGCCCAAATTCAGATATGCTGCAGTTAGAACAAGCACAGGCTAAAGAAAATGTTGGCCAGACAGAAGGAAATGCAGTGCAGATCCAACAAGAGATAAATGCATCACTAAGACAGCAGGGTGCTAAGAAGACAGCCCTGGCCATGGACCAAGGCTCGGAACAGTTTACCCTGTTTGTGGTTGACAAGCTGTTCCTGGATACCCCAAATATGACAG GACTTGGGAATCTAGATCGTGCGCTTAGTGACCAAGAGATGTTGGAGCTGGACAGTTATGGTGACAAAGCACAGCAGGAGGATCCTGCTGCACTAGAACCAGATGCCTCTGATGACATGGGGTTCACAATCAAGATCCAAGCCCCTGGCATTGAGCCCACTGATTTCCAA GTGTCACCTTTAGCAATGGTACAGGAAATCAAGCAGGTGTTGATGGACCACGAGGAGACGTGCCACCGTACCTGCTTCTCCCTGCAGTTAGAGGGGAACACACTGGATAACTTCAGCTACCTGAAGGCTATCACCAGCCTACAAGAGGGTTCACTGCTTAAGATAGTGGAAG AGCCATATACAGTTCGAGAGCTTCGTATACATTTGCGCCACATCAGAGATCTGCTGAAGAGCATGGACCCCACAGATGCTTATAATGGTATGGAGGGTAGCTCATTGACGTTCCTCAGGTTCTTCAGTGAAGAACACATAGAAG agagcagcagggtCAGTAAGAGGGGTGATGAGCTTAAACTATTCAACTGCAGCCCCCCGGAGTATATTCTCCCAGGAGCTAAAGAATGCTTACTTAGACCTCTGCAGCCTCAAACCAAGAACTTAAAG CCCACTGAATGCCTGAAGGTCCTGACGACCAGTAACTGGAACCCTCCTCCAGGAAACAGAAAGATGCATGGCGATCTCATGTATCTTAACATTGTTACCATGGAAGACAGACACTTCAGCATTACAGCATCTACTCGGGGCTTTTACCTCAATCA ATCCACCACTTACAGATTCAACCCAAAGCCAGCAAATCCCAGTCTGCTTAGTCATTCTTTGATGGAGCTCCTGAGTCAGATCAGTCCAATTTTTAAGAAGAACCTCAGTGCTTTACTGAAGAAGAG AACATCTACGCATCCCTTTGAAAGGATAGCCACACCATTCCAGGTGTTCAGCTGGACTGCCCCAGCACTTGACCATGCCATGGACTGTGTTCGGGCTGAGGATGCCAGCCCCTCCTGTTTGGCCTATGAAGAACATGTGCCTGGACAG ATTCGTGACTGGAATGAAGAGCTTCAAAGCACCAGAGAACTATCACGCAAGAGCCTGAAAGATCGTCTGTTGAGGGATAGGGCCATCTTTAAG GCTAACAGTGACTTTGTGAGCATTGCCACAAAAGGTGCCATGGCGGTGGTCGATGGCGACGTGATGCCTATCAACCCTGGCGAAGAGCCGTGCAATCAGATGTACATTTGGAACAGCATCTTGTTCAGCTTGGGCTTTGACACACGTGAACACTATCAGGCATTGGGTGGTGAGGCCGCTGCCCATGCCGCCTCAGCCGTCGATCTATGTGGCGTTAGGGCATACAGCACAGTCGATGCAGATGGACTATATGTGCTTGGCACTGTGGTGGTGGACTACCGAGGTTACCGTGTCACCGCTCAGTCCATCGTTCCAGGCATTCTAGAGTGTGGCCAGGAGCAAGCTATGACCTATGGCTCCACTGACTTTGGAAAGACTGTCATCTCTGATGAAAC GTACCTGAAGTTGTTGGAGAAACCCAGCAAACACCTGAGAGTGCAACGACACCATGTGCTTAATGAAGACAACATGGCTGTAGAGTTATGCTCCTCAGTGCAATGCAAGGGCATTGTGGGTAACGATGGCCGGCACTACATTCTGGACCTGCTGTTCACATTCCCGCCAGACCTCAACTTCTTGCCAGTGGAAGGGGAGGAGCTAAACCCTGAGTGCCAGCTGCTAGGTTTCCCACAGCAACACCCACATCGCTTAGCCTATCTGAGGCAAGAGATGACTGAGGCATTTGTGAAGCACAG AAACGCTGACATTTTCTTCAACCCTAACATTTTCTCACCAG GTGTACGTTTTCCAGTGGAAAGCTCTAAGGACAtccaggaacagaaacagctTTTAAAGGATGCTGCAGCCTTTCTGATTTCCAACCAAATCCCTGCCTTA ATTCAGAGTTGTCTTGATCACACTTCAATGCCCATGGATGGTGGCACACTGACCGAGGCTCTGCACCAACATGGCATTAATGTCCGATACCTGGGCACTGTGCTGGAGTATATTGAGAAGTCTCCCCAGAAACTCAGACTGGATCACATTTAT AgaactgcactgtgtgaactgaTCACCCGATGCACAAAACATCTGTTCAGGACATACTTACTA GCGGTGGAGCCATCTGCCCTCTCTGCTTCAGTCAGCCATTTCCTCAACTGCTTCCTCAGCTCTTCACCTGATGGGCTGGGTCCCCAGCAGGTCGATGGACTAGCAGCCAAGCGCAGGAGCCGGAGGAGAAGGAGTCGCGGCTCCGTGGGGGGAGCCATGACCACATGGGCTGTCATGACCTCCAGTGACCTCTGGAGAACCATCCAGGCTGAGACTATGGAATACTATCATTACTGCCTGCCGTG CGGCAATGTAGAGCAGGCAGTGGGCAGGTGCGGTCTACAGAGATTAACCCTGCTCAGAGAGCATTCCATCAAAACTGGCATACAG ATGCTTATCAGAGAATACCACTTTGATGCTAAGCACAAACCAGTGTTCACTGAGGAAGACATCCTCAACATTTTTCCTGTATTGAAGCACATCAGCCCAAAGGCCAGTGATGGCCTCTGTCTCCTGCACTGTGGTCAGGCAAAGGTCCAGCAAG GTAGCTTGAAAGAGGGTTGTGAGCTGATCAGTCAGGCCCTGGGCCTGTTCACTAACGTGTACGGCGCTCTGCACCACGATGTCTGCACCTGTCTGCGCCTCCTGGGCCGCATTCACTACATCCTGGGCGAATATGCTGAG GCACTAAGTCACCAGCAGAGGGCTGTACTGATCAGTGAGAGAGTGTTGGGAATAGAGCATCCTAACACCATAAGGGAGTAT AAGCACCTGGGCCTCTACTGTTTTGCGGGTGGCCGAGCGGCTACTGCTGTGAGGCTGCTGTACCGGGCCCGCTATCTCATACTGCTG AGTAAGATTGGCCTCATGCTGTACAGCATGTTGGAGTGTGACCTCGCCCTGAGCTTTCTGGGGAATGCCCTGGCCATGACTTCCAAATACCATGGGCCTACTTCCCTTAAACTGGCCCACAG TCATCACTTAATGGCAAAGGTGTTTGAGAGCAAAGGAGAGTTCCGTTCAGCTCTCAGGCATGAGAAGGAACGCTATATGATCTACAGGAACCAG GTTGGAGAGTCACATGAGAAGACATGTGAGAGCTCAGAGTACTTGAAACACCTCACAAATCAGGCTGTGATTCTGCAGAGGACCATGAACATGATCTGCAAAAACAATTCGGAGGCCAGTATTGCTTCTCTCAAA CTGATTGCCCCAAGACGCCTCTGGATTATGGAGCAGCTAAATCTTGTAACTGGCATAGTCCTGATCCCCCTCAG TAACAAGGACCTTGAAATTCTCAGAGCTGAGTCCCATTAA